A window from Bos indicus x Bos taurus breed Angus x Brahman F1 hybrid chromosome 26, Bos_hybrid_MaternalHap_v2.0, whole genome shotgun sequence encodes these proteins:
- the LOC113884550 gene encoding cytochrome P450 26A1: protein MGLPALLASALCTFVLPLLLFLAAIKLWDLYCVSSRDRSCALPLPPGTMGFPFFGETLQMVLQRRKFLQMKRRKYGFIYKTHLFGRPTVRVMGADNVRRILLGEHRLVSVHWPASVRTILGSGCLSNLHDSSHKQRKKVIMQAFSREALQCYVPVIAEEVGNYLEQWLSCGERGLLVYPQVKRLMFRIAMRILLGCESRLASGGEDEQQLVEAFEEMTRNLFSLPIDVPFSGLYRGLKARDLIHARIEENIRAKIRRLPAAEAGGGCKDALQLLIEHSWERGERLDMQALKQSSTELLFGGHETTASAATSLITYLGLYPHVLQKVREELKNKGLLCKGNQDNKLDVEILEQLKYIGCVIKETLRLNPPVPGGFRVALKTFELNGYQIPKGWNVIYSICDTHDVADIFTNKEEFNPDRFLLPHPEDASRFSFIPFGGGLRSCVGKEFAKILLKIFTVELARHCDWQLLNGPPTMKTSPTVYPVDDLPARFTRFQGEI, encoded by the exons ATGGGGCTCCCGGCACTGCTGGCCAGTGCGCTCTGCACCTTCGTGCTGCCGCTGCTGCTCTTCCTGGCCGCGATCAAGCTCTGGGACTTGTACTGCGTGAGCAGCCGGGACCGCAGCTGTGCCCTCCCTTTGCCTCCCGGAACGATGGGCTTCCCCTTCTTTGGggaaacactgcagatggtgctacAG CGAAGGAAGTTCCTGCAGATGAAGCGCAGGAAATACGGCTTCATCTACAAGACGCATCTGTTCGGGCGGCCCACGGTGCGGGTGATGGGAGCGGACAACGTGCGGCGCATTTTGCTCGGAGAGCACCGGCTGGTGTCGGTCCACTGGCCCGCGTCAGTGCGCACCATCCTGGGTTCTGGGTGCCTCTCTAACCTGCACGATTCCTCGCACAAGCAGCGCAagaag GTGATTATGCAGGCCTTCAGCCGCGAGGCGCTTCAGTGCTACGTGCCAGTGATCGCCGAAGAAGTGGGCAACTACTTGGAGCAATGGCTGAGCTGCGGCGAGCGCGGCCTCCTGGTCTACCCCCAGGTGAAGCGCCTTATGTTCCGCATTGCCATGCGCATCCTGCTGGGCTGCGAGTCCCGGCTGGCGAGCGGCGGAGAAGACGAGCAGCAGCTGGTAGAGGCCTTCGAGGAAATGACCCGCAATCTCTTCTCGTTGCCCATAGACGTGCCCTTCAGCGGACTGTACCGG GGCCTGAAGGCGCGCGACCTCATCCACGCGCGCATCGAGGAGAACATTCGCGCCAAGATCCGCAGGCTGCCGGCGGCGGAGGCGGGCGGGGGCTGCAAAGATGCCCTGCAGTTGTTGATCGAGCACTcttgggagagaggagagaggctggACATGCAG GCATTAAAGCAATCTTCAACAGAGCTTCTCTTTGGAGGGCATGAAACCACGGCCAGTGCAGCTACATCTCTGATCACTTACTTGGGGCTCTACCCACATGTTCTCCAGAAAGTTCGAGAGGAGCTGAAGAATAAG GGTTTACTTTGCAAAGGCAATCAAGACAACAAGTTGGATGTGGAAATTTTGGAACAGCTTAAGTACATTGGGTGTGTTATTAAAGAGACCCTTCGACTGAACCCCCCAGTTCCAGGAGGGTTTCGGGTTGCCCTTAAGACTTTTGAATTAAAT GGATACCAGATTCCCAAAGGCTGGAATGTAATCTACAGTATCTGCGATACTCATGATGTTGCCGATATCTTCACCAACAAGGAGGAATTTAATCCTGACCGCTTTCTGCTGCCTCACCCAGAGGATGCATCCAGGTTCAGCTTCATTCCATTTGGAGGAGGCCTTAGGAGCTGTGTAGGGAAAGAGTTTGCAAAAATTCTTCTCAAAATATTTACAGTGGAGCTGGCCAGGCATTGTGACTGGCAGCTTCTAAATGGACCTCCTACAATGAAAACGAGTCCCACTGTGTATCCTGTGGATGATCTCCCGGCCAGGTTCACCCGTTTCCAGGGGGAAATCTGA